The following are encoded in a window of Pectinophora gossypiella chromosome 8, ilPecGoss1.1, whole genome shotgun sequence genomic DNA:
- the LOC126368948 gene encoding aldo-keto reductase AKR2E4-like, which translates to MLLWYFCVLTSSSLNSVLVNAVTEKSSRGFLLLDGNEIPSVALGTSLGHLADGTRILSVNHSLARAVQWALEAGYRHIDTAALYRTEDEVGLGIRDYIGDNSADRRDVYVTTKLWNDAHERNEVIPALQQSLARLKMDYVDLYLVHYPMAYKKDGSISTTDYLTTWKGMEDAKEKNLTRSIGVSNFNLTQMKRLWNNARIKPAVLQIEVNPTITQNELVDWCKEHSVVVMAYSPFGAILGRKKDAPAPRVDHPILQRLATKYNKTVPQILLRYLLDRQLVAIPRSTNKERIRENIDILDFSLSPSEVEELSGFNADYRLRTPAKWYSHPEFPFEKKNLSEEQIQHIIANSKED; encoded by the exons ATGTTGCTGTGGTATTTTTGCGTCCTAACGTCTTCATCCCTCAACTCTGTTTTG GTGAACGCGGTTACTGAGAAGTCGTCACGTGGGTTCCTGTTGCTTGACGGAAATGAGATCCCTTCAGTGGCACTTGGAACCAGCCTTGGGCACTTAGCAGAT GGTACGCGCATACTGTCCGTCAACCACTCCCTGGCCCGTGCAGTACAATGGGCACTCGAAGCCGGGTACAGGCACATTGACACTGCGGCCCTGTACCGAACCGAAGATGAGGTCGGCCTAGGTATCCGTGATTACATCGGAGACAATAGTGCCGACCGGCGGGACGTATACGTCACTACCAAA CTATGGAACGACGCCCATGAACGAAACGAAGTTATACCAGCTTTGCAGCAGTCACTAGCTCGACTGAAAATGGATTATGTCGATCTGTATTTAGTACATTACCCAATGGCATATAAG AAAGATGGAAGTATCAGTACGACTGATTATTTAACAACATGGAAAGGTATGGAGGATGCCAAAGAGAAAAATCTGACCAGGTCGATTGGTGTATCTAATTTCAACCTAACTCAGATGAAGAGGCTATGGAATAACGCGAGAATTAAGCCAGCTGTATTGCAGATTGag GTAAACCCAACAATAACTCAAAACGAGCTGGTGGATTGGTGCAAAGAGCATTCAGTTGTGGTGATGGCGTATAGTCCGTTCGGTGCCATCCTGGGCAGGAAGAAAGACGCACCAGCACCTCGTGTTGACCATCCCATATTGCAGCGACTAGCCACCAAATATAACAAGACTGTGCCTCAGATTTTACTGAGATACTTA CTCGACAGACAACTTGTGGCAATTCCACGCTCGACAAATAAAGAGCGTATTAGAGAAAATATTGACATCTTGGACTTTTCCTTGTCGCCCAGTGAAGTCGAGGAGTTGTCAGGTTTCAATGCTGACTACAGATTACGAACACCAGCTAAATGGTATTCACATCCAGAGTTCCCGTTTGAGAAGAAGAATCTTTCAGAAGAACAAATTCAGCACATCATTGCTAATAGTAAAGAGGATTAA